The following are encoded in a window of Geobacter metallireducens GS-15 genomic DNA:
- the istB gene encoding IS21-like element ISGme4 family helper ATPase IstB: MSDIQHQRMVTLCDDLKFLAVTDVYADLADAAAKQESSYIDYLEQVLKAENDVRQGRSRHTMAKLAGFPAIKTLEDYDFDFATGAPKQRILDLSAMAFLERRENVILLGPSGTGKTHLAIALGYRATQCGVKVRFISAADLMLQLESAQRQGRYKEVMRRSVLGPRLLIIDEIGYLPFSETQANLFFQVIAKRYETGSVILTSNLSFGEWEQAFGGNTALTSAMLDRLLHHAHVIQIRGDSYRLKEKRRAGILGQQLPTPQMDD, from the coding sequence ATGAGCGACATCCAGCACCAGCGTATGGTCACCCTCTGCGACGACTTGAAGTTTCTGGCGGTGACCGATGTGTACGCCGACCTTGCCGATGCTGCGGCAAAGCAGGAGTCGTCATACATCGACTATCTCGAGCAGGTACTCAAGGCCGAGAACGACGTCCGGCAGGGGCGCTCGCGCCACACCATGGCAAAGCTCGCGGGCTTTCCCGCGATCAAGACCCTTGAGGATTATGACTTCGATTTTGCCACCGGCGCCCCGAAGCAGCGAATCCTGGACCTATCGGCAATGGCGTTTCTGGAGCGTCGGGAGAATGTAATCCTGCTCGGTCCCAGCGGTACCGGCAAGACTCACCTCGCCATTGCCCTCGGCTACCGGGCAACCCAGTGCGGCGTGAAGGTGCGCTTCATTTCCGCTGCGGACCTGATGCTGCAACTCGAAAGCGCCCAGCGCCAGGGGCGGTACAAGGAAGTAATGCGGCGCAGTGTCCTGGGGCCGAGACTACTCATCATCGACGAGATTGGATACCTTCCGTTCAGCGAAACACAGGCAAACCTGTTCTTTCAGGTGATCGCCAAAAGGTACGAAACAGGTTCCGTCATCCTCACCTCGAACCTGAGCTTTGGGGAATGGGAACAGGCTTTCGGCGGCAACACGGCACTCACATCAGCAATGCTCGACCGGTTGCTGCACCACGCCCATGTCATTCAGATCAGGGGTGACAGCTACCGATTGAAAGAGAAGCGCCGAGCTGGCATTCTCGGGCAGCAACTGCCGACACCCCAGATGGATGATTAA
- the istA gene encoding IS21-like element ISGme4 family transposase: MIGKEECMEVRILKKQGKSIREISRITGLCRNTVRKFLRSTADPRYKERAKRPGKLDPFKAFLEERVKAALPHRIPAPVLAREIASFGYDGCERTVRTFLATLYSRVTPEPVVRFETEPGKQMQADWCELRRGKHPLYAFVGTLGFSRDSFVVFTTSQAFDVLRECHEMAFSFFGGVPREVLYDNMKTVVLERNAFGEGKHRFHSGLWDTAKHFGFIPRLCKPYRAKTKGKVERFNRYLRYSFYYPLVSRLKQAGLTLDVATANIEVRNWLNDVANCRIHGETSERPCDRLKIERAAMSPLPPRVKVEQGKPEVITPMPWPVIPLQRPASFYDQILQEGRL; this comes from the coding sequence ATGATCGGAAAGGAAGAGTGTATGGAAGTCAGAATTCTCAAGAAACAGGGCAAAAGCATCCGGGAGATCTCGCGGATCACCGGGCTATGCCGAAACACGGTCAGGAAGTTCCTCAGATCAACGGCCGATCCCAGATACAAAGAACGGGCGAAGCGGCCGGGGAAGCTAGATCCATTTAAAGCCTTTCTCGAAGAGCGGGTGAAGGCGGCGCTGCCACACCGGATTCCTGCTCCGGTGCTTGCTCGGGAAATTGCCAGCTTTGGCTACGATGGCTGCGAGCGCACCGTAAGAACGTTTTTGGCGACACTTTACTCCCGTGTCACTCCGGAGCCGGTTGTCCGGTTTGAAACGGAGCCCGGCAAGCAGATGCAAGCCGACTGGTGCGAATTGCGCAGGGGTAAACACCCATTGTACGCGTTCGTTGGAACCCTTGGTTTCAGCCGCGATTCGTTCGTCGTCTTCACCACCAGCCAGGCCTTTGATGTCCTTCGTGAGTGCCATGAGATGGCATTTTCCTTCTTCGGCGGCGTCCCGCGTGAAGTGCTCTATGACAACATGAAGACTGTGGTTCTGGAGCGAAACGCCTTCGGCGAGGGCAAGCACCGCTTCCACTCCGGCCTGTGGGACACAGCCAAGCATTTCGGGTTTATCCCCCGGCTGTGCAAGCCGTACCGCGCCAAGACCAAGGGAAAGGTCGAGCGGTTCAACCGCTACCTGCGGTACAGCTTCTACTATCCGCTGGTCTCGCGCCTTAAGCAGGCAGGATTAACTCTCGATGTCGCGACCGCCAACATCGAGGTCCGTAACTGGCTTAATGACGTAGCCAACTGCCGAATCCATGGCGAGACCAGCGAGCGCCCCTGCGATCGTCTCAAGATCGAGCGCGCGGCAATGTCGCCGCTGCCGCCAAGGGTTAAGGTTGAGCAGGGCAAGCCGGAAGTCATCACTCCCATGCCGTGGCCGGTGATCCCACTTCAGCGCCCCGCCTCCTTCTATGATCAGATCCTTCAGGAGGGGCGGCTATGA
- a CDS encoding integron integrase: protein MLGKLAAEIKVRHYSRKTLKTYALWSRKFQRFLKNKPPQELSTADVKEYLTYLAVKCNVAASTQNQAFNSLLFLFRHGLKREFGELRDVPRAKKSLYVPVVLSREEIDAILKHLSHPFSLVVNLLFGCGLRLFECLQLRVRDFNFDAVVLTVHGKGKKDRTVPLPEAILPELTAQIERVKALHEKDLAAGYAGVFLDDAVEKKYPHAPKELIHQWFFPQQSLTLVEETGELRRYHLHESLLQEALYVAVRRAKIPKRVTAHTFRHSYATHLLQANYDIRTIQTKLGHASLKTTMIYTHCVPVRTVKEAKSPLDF, encoded by the coding sequence GTGCTGGGCAAACTGGCGGCCGAGATCAAGGTGCGCCACTATTCCCGCAAGACCCTGAAAACCTACGCCTTATGGTCGCGAAAATTTCAGCGGTTCCTGAAGAACAAGCCTCCGCAAGAGCTTTCAACCGCCGATGTGAAGGAGTACCTGACCTACCTGGCGGTAAAGTGCAATGTCGCGGCTTCGACCCAGAACCAGGCGTTCAATTCGCTGCTATTCCTCTTCCGCCACGGTTTGAAGCGGGAATTCGGCGAACTGCGCGATGTGCCGCGGGCGAAGAAGTCCCTGTATGTGCCGGTGGTGCTCTCCCGCGAGGAGATCGACGCCATTCTGAAGCATCTGTCCCATCCGTTCAGCCTGGTGGTGAACCTGCTCTTCGGCTGCGGCCTGAGGCTGTTCGAGTGTCTGCAGTTGCGGGTGCGGGATTTCAATTTCGATGCCGTCGTCCTGACGGTGCATGGCAAGGGGAAAAAGGACCGGACCGTGCCGCTGCCGGAGGCGATCCTTCCGGAGCTGACGGCACAGATTGAACGGGTGAAGGCTTTACACGAAAAGGATCTTGCAGCGGGATACGCGGGGGTGTTCCTCGACGACGCCGTGGAGAAGAAGTATCCCCATGCCCCGAAGGAGCTGATCCACCAGTGGTTCTTTCCGCAGCAGTCGTTGACGCTGGTGGAGGAAACCGGGGAACTGAGACGCTATCATCTCCACGAGTCCCTGTTGCAGGAGGCTCTGTACGTGGCCGTGCGCAGGGCGAAGATACCCAAGCGGGTCACGGCCCACACCTTCCGGCATTCCTACGCGACCCACCTCTTGCAAGCCAATTACGATATCCGCACCATCCAGACCAAGCTGGGACACGCAAGCCTCAAAACAACCATGATCTATACCCACTGCGTGCCGGTCCGGACGGTGAAGGAGGCGAAAAGCCCGCTGGATTTCTAG
- a CDS encoding TIGR00730 family Rossman fold protein: protein MKRICVFCGSSPGRNPVYRAAAEAMGRLLAREGIGLVYGGSSIGLMTAAADAALAAGGEVIGVIPRCLEAKEIAHPGLSALHVVETMHERKALMAGLADGFVALPGGMGTFDEFFEVVTWAQLGIHAKPYGLLNVAGYYDRLTAFLDHTVAEGFVKKELREMIVVEERPDALLERFRAYRPPVAEKWLDLGRV from the coding sequence ATGAAACGTATCTGCGTCTTCTGCGGTTCCAGCCCCGGCAGGAACCCCGTCTATCGCGCCGCCGCCGAGGCGATGGGCCGGCTTCTGGCCCGGGAGGGGATCGGCCTCGTCTACGGCGGGTCGAGTATCGGCCTCATGACGGCCGCGGCCGACGCGGCCCTGGCAGCCGGCGGCGAGGTGATCGGCGTCATCCCCCGCTGCCTGGAGGCCAAGGAGATCGCCCACCCCGGGCTCTCGGCCCTCCACGTGGTGGAGACCATGCATGAGCGCAAGGCCCTCATGGCCGGGCTGGCCGACGGCTTTGTCGCCCTTCCCGGCGGCATGGGGACTTTCGACGAGTTTTTCGAAGTGGTCACCTGGGCACAGCTCGGCATCCACGCCAAGCCGTACGGCCTCTTGAACGTGGCGGGGTACTACGACCGGCTGACCGCGTTTCTCGATCACACCGTGGCCGAGGGATTCGTCAAGAAGGAGCTCCGGGAGATGATCGTCGTGGAAGAACGCCCCGATGCGCTGCTAGAGCGCTTCCGCGCCTACCGGCCGCCGGTGGCGGAAAAGTGGCTCGATCTGGGAAGGGTGTGA
- a CDS encoding ROK family protein, whose translation MNPYRIGIDLGGTKIEALLLGPEGEEQSRRRIPSPAVMGYEAVVAAVAGLVDEAAGRIPEGARRTIGIGIPGSVDPVTGLVRNANSTCLIGKPLQGDLESRLGCSVALRNDADCFTMAECRMGAGRGYGLVFGVIMGTGCGGGICIDGVVREGPHRIAGEWGHISVDPAGAPCYCGNRGCVETKISGSGVERAFCADHGEGIVMEEIVRLAREGEPRCTAAFDRFLDDFGRCLGGLISILDPDAVVLGGGLSNIDELYTIGVERVHRYAFHDALRTPILRNRLGDSAGVIGAAWIGR comes from the coding sequence GTGAATCCTTACCGCATCGGCATAGACCTGGGGGGGACCAAGATCGAGGCCCTGCTCCTCGGCCCCGAGGGGGAGGAGCAGTCCCGGCGGCGGATTCCGTCCCCGGCCGTCATGGGGTACGAAGCGGTCGTCGCCGCCGTGGCTGGGCTGGTCGATGAGGCGGCCGGCCGGATTCCGGAGGGTGCCCGCCGGACCATCGGCATCGGCATTCCCGGCTCCGTCGATCCGGTCACTGGGCTCGTGCGCAATGCCAACTCCACCTGCCTCATCGGCAAGCCGCTCCAGGGGGACCTGGAGTCCCGCCTGGGGTGCTCCGTTGCGCTTCGAAACGATGCCGACTGCTTCACCATGGCCGAGTGCAGGATGGGGGCCGGCCGCGGGTACGGCCTCGTCTTCGGCGTCATCATGGGGACCGGCTGCGGCGGCGGTATCTGTATCGACGGCGTGGTGCGCGAGGGGCCCCACCGGATCGCCGGCGAGTGGGGGCACATCTCGGTGGACCCTGCCGGCGCCCCTTGTTACTGCGGCAACCGGGGGTGCGTGGAGACGAAGATAAGCGGCTCCGGCGTGGAGCGGGCCTTTTGTGCCGACCATGGTGAAGGGATTGTCATGGAGGAAATCGTCCGGTTGGCCCGTGAGGGAGAGCCCCGCTGCACCGCCGCCTTCGACCGCTTCCTGGACGACTTCGGCCGCTGCCTCGGGGGGCTCATCTCCATCCTCGACCCTGATGCCGTGGTCCTTGGCGGCGGGCTCTCCAATATCGACGAACTCTATACCATCGGCGTCGAGCGGGTGCACCGGTACGCATTCCACGACGCGCTCCGGACGCCGATTCTCAGGAACCGGCTCGGCGATTCGGCCGGCGTCATCGGCGCCGCGTGGATCGGGAGGTGA
- a CDS encoding translation initiation factor Sui1: MKKGSSSDAPLVWSSEHGRVCPGCGKPAAGCVCKKQQKSPAGDGIVRVRRESKGRGGKTVTVITGVPLGSDGIAALAGELKRRCGTGGTVKEGNIEIQGDHADLLVAELTKWGYTVKRAGG, encoded by the coding sequence ATGAAAAAGGGATCATCCTCGGACGCACCCCTGGTCTGGTCATCGGAGCACGGGAGGGTCTGCCCCGGCTGCGGCAAGCCGGCGGCAGGGTGCGTCTGCAAAAAGCAGCAGAAGAGCCCGGCCGGCGACGGCATCGTCCGGGTCCGGCGCGAGTCCAAGGGGCGTGGCGGCAAGACCGTGACGGTCATCACTGGCGTTCCCCTGGGGAGCGACGGGATCGCTGCCCTGGCCGGCGAGCTCAAGCGCCGCTGCGGCACCGGCGGCACGGTGAAGGAGGGGAACATCGAGATCCAGGGGGACCACGCCGATCTCCTGGTGGCGGAACTGACAAAGTGGGGCTACACCGTGAAGCGGGCAGGGGGGTAG
- a CDS encoding PPC domain-containing DNA-binding protein has translation MNYQTGTPGRIVVARFDHGEDVLAGLEEIARREGLRAAAFHIVGALKGGRYVVGPEAEELPPVPVWRRLEESHEAVGFGTIFWEGDRPKVHFHGAYGKGDAVRVGCLREASEVFLVLEAIITEIRGVTAIRELDPASGMVLLKV, from the coding sequence ATGAACTATCAGACAGGAACTCCGGGGCGCATCGTGGTGGCCCGGTTCGATCACGGCGAGGACGTTCTGGCCGGGCTTGAGGAAATCGCCCGCCGGGAGGGGCTGCGCGCCGCCGCTTTTCATATCGTGGGGGCCCTCAAGGGGGGACGCTACGTGGTAGGGCCGGAGGCCGAGGAGCTGCCGCCGGTGCCGGTCTGGCGCCGGCTTGAGGAAAGCCACGAGGCGGTGGGGTTCGGCACCATCTTCTGGGAGGGGGACCGGCCGAAGGTCCACTTCCATGGCGCCTACGGCAAGGGGGATGCCGTGCGGGTCGGCTGCCTGCGGGAGGCCTCCGAGGTGTTCCTGGTCCTGGAGGCGATCATCACCGAGATCAGGGGAGTGACCGCCATCCGGGAGCTGGACCCCGCCTCGGGGATGGTGCTGCTGAAGGTGTGA
- a CDS encoding autotransporter assembly complex protein TamA — translation MAIQAPPPISTTRFRNILVRAGLAPAVFLWILLGSALLLRAAEPVETVVEGVEGEALENVKKALALPYGLVRDGKVDTQWLERFAGQAQERVRSALEPFGYYRARITTSLVETPEGNYRLKADIDPGPPVIVSSVQVTLAGAGSANKTLTGLAGQFPLHTGDLLVQPNYEEAKGVLRSKALALGYLDAAFSTHEIRISPDRTKADIRLVLDTGTLYRFGEVTITGAPRYPDEFLRRYVTIKPGRPFSYARLGETQLNFTNTERFAEVIVTPDREHAHDHQVPVTIALKPGHTQRLQPGIGYGSDTGARGSLTYRHLNVLGLGHEFQSQLYLSERLQGIAANYIIPSPRDTRTYSALQLNLQKEDVSTYISRLAALEGSVNRSMGRGKLGTVFLRVHQEGFTIAGEDSSSLLVLPGIRYSEHRFDNLVRPTRGYRFMVEGSGTHQYLGSDTGLIQVRAEGSTIVPLPWRLSLLSRVAGGLTFLNDPLAELPASLRFFAGGDRSVRGYSYKSLGPRNASGEVIGGRNLLEGSIELQRALFTNWGVSLFYDAGNAFNDLTNIRLYQGAGFGIHYYTLVGAINLYVARQIGVDNPAFRIHLTIGFEL, via the coding sequence ATGGCCATCCAAGCGCCTCCCCCCATATCAACCACCCGCTTCCGGAATATCCTCGTCCGCGCAGGGTTGGCGCCTGCCGTGTTCCTCTGGATTCTGCTCGGCAGCGCTCTCCTCCTCCGCGCCGCGGAACCGGTGGAAACGGTGGTGGAAGGGGTTGAGGGGGAGGCCCTGGAAAACGTGAAGAAGGCCCTCGCCCTCCCCTACGGCCTCGTGCGGGACGGAAAAGTGGACACCCAGTGGCTGGAGCGCTTCGCGGGCCAGGCCCAGGAACGGGTCCGGTCGGCCCTGGAGCCCTTCGGCTACTACCGGGCGCGGATTACTACCTCCCTGGTGGAAACTCCGGAGGGGAACTACCGCCTCAAGGCCGACATCGACCCCGGCCCCCCGGTTATCGTCTCCAGCGTTCAGGTTACCCTGGCCGGCGCGGGGAGCGCCAACAAGACCCTGACGGGGCTGGCCGGCCAATTCCCCCTCCATACCGGCGATCTCCTCGTCCAGCCCAACTACGAGGAGGCCAAGGGGGTCCTTCGCTCCAAGGCCCTGGCCCTCGGCTACCTGGATGCCGCATTCTCCACCCACGAGATCCGCATCTCCCCCGACCGGACCAAGGCCGACATCCGGCTCGTCCTGGACACAGGCACCCTCTACCGCTTCGGCGAGGTGACCATCACCGGGGCCCCCCGCTATCCCGACGAATTCCTCCGCCGCTACGTCACCATCAAGCCGGGCCGCCCCTTCTCCTACGCCAGGCTGGGCGAAACCCAGCTCAACTTCACCAATACCGAGCGTTTCGCCGAGGTGATCGTCACCCCCGACCGGGAACACGCCCACGACCACCAGGTCCCAGTGACCATCGCCCTCAAGCCCGGCCACACCCAGCGGCTGCAGCCGGGAATCGGCTACGGCTCCGACACCGGGGCCCGGGGTTCCCTCACCTATCGTCACCTGAACGTCCTGGGCCTGGGGCACGAGTTCCAATCCCAGCTCTATCTCTCGGAGCGCCTCCAGGGGATCGCCGCCAACTATATCATCCCGTCGCCCCGGGACACCCGGACCTACTCCGCGCTGCAGCTCAACCTTCAGAAGGAGGATGTGAGCACCTACATAAGCCGCCTTGCGGCCCTGGAAGGGAGCGTGAACCGGAGCATGGGAAGGGGAAAACTCGGCACCGTCTTCCTGCGGGTCCACCAGGAGGGGTTCACCATTGCCGGCGAGGACTCCAGCTCCCTCCTGGTCCTGCCGGGCATCCGCTACTCCGAGCACCGCTTCGACAACCTGGTCCGCCCCACCAGGGGGTATCGCTTCATGGTCGAGGGAAGCGGCACCCACCAGTACCTGGGGTCAGACACGGGGCTCATCCAGGTTCGGGCCGAGGGGAGCACCATCGTCCCGCTCCCCTGGCGCCTCTCCCTTCTCAGCCGGGTTGCAGGCGGTCTCACCTTCCTCAACGACCCCCTGGCCGAGTTGCCGGCATCGTTGCGGTTCTTCGCCGGCGGCGACCGGAGCGTGCGGGGCTACTCCTACAAATCCCTGGGGCCCCGGAACGCTTCGGGGGAAGTAATCGGCGGCAGGAACCTGCTTGAAGGGAGCATCGAACTCCAACGGGCCCTCTTCACCAACTGGGGGGTCTCCCTCTTCTACGACGCGGGGAACGCCTTCAACGACCTGACCAACATCCGCCTCTACCAGGGGGCGGGGTTCGGCATCCACTACTATACCCTCGTGGGCGCCATCAACCTCTACGTGGCCCGGCAAATCGGTGTTGACAACCCGGCCTTCCGCATCCACCTGACCATAGGGTTCGAGCTGTGA